The following are from one region of the Paenalkalicoccus suaedae genome:
- a CDS encoding phytoene desaturase family protein, with protein sequence MKTAIIGGGIGGLVTALYEVLDGNDVTIFEQRDKLGGRLSYHQQGAYKVDEGPTIVLLPEMITSILEQIGITEDDIQFERIDPVYPLHYKDGMTFLKWSNKEKQMEEMTRLFPQDVEAYKQYIKDMNDRFTVGKPAFLDRAFIDKKTFWTKSNVKTLVKLKAYQTVRQQVKKYFESERLQESFALQTLYIGGAPEQTPAIYSLVSFSEHEHGVWYVKGGYARLAEVLAEAVEKHGITVHLNTKVDELVVDEQEAVGVRIENTLYSFDRFVLNGDFPNMEGLVRKQKKRAYNPSSGCLLMYMGLNEPLATEHVHQFYMGDRLDEHMKQLFDEQRVPTDPSFYVFNPSLIDSTLAPKGHGVAYVLVPVPSASKVTKEQLYQLGEEMMERLEQRVDPAIRSKIVWKHVRTPHDQQLEGLFDGGSFGIAPTLFQSGVFRPQIKPFSLQNVYAVGASVHPGGGIPIVMQGAKLLADLLQEEKVAQKATK encoded by the coding sequence ATGAAAACTGCAATTATAGGTGGTGGCATCGGAGGTCTTGTCACAGCTCTTTACGAAGTGTTAGATGGTAATGACGTGACCATTTTTGAACAGAGGGACAAGCTTGGAGGAAGGCTTAGCTATCATCAGCAAGGAGCATATAAAGTAGATGAGGGACCAACAATCGTCTTACTTCCTGAGATGATCACATCTATTTTGGAGCAAATTGGTATCACAGAGGATGACATTCAGTTCGAGAGGATTGACCCTGTTTATCCGCTTCATTATAAAGACGGCATGACTTTTCTTAAATGGAGTAATAAAGAAAAACAAATGGAAGAAATGACTCGCCTCTTTCCTCAAGACGTAGAGGCTTATAAACAGTACATTAAAGATATGAACGATCGTTTTACTGTAGGTAAGCCAGCGTTTTTAGATCGGGCGTTTATAGATAAAAAGACGTTTTGGACGAAGAGCAATGTGAAGACGTTAGTTAAATTAAAAGCGTATCAAACCGTTCGTCAACAAGTGAAAAAGTATTTTGAATCTGAAAGGCTTCAAGAATCATTTGCACTACAAACACTGTATATCGGTGGCGCTCCTGAACAAACTCCTGCTATTTATTCGCTTGTCTCCTTTAGCGAACATGAACATGGAGTATGGTATGTGAAGGGAGGCTATGCAAGGTTAGCGGAGGTATTAGCAGAAGCAGTTGAAAAGCACGGTATTACAGTCCATTTGAACACAAAAGTGGACGAACTAGTAGTAGATGAACAAGAAGCTGTTGGTGTGCGCATTGAAAACACGTTGTATAGCTTTGATCGCTTTGTCCTGAATGGGGACTTCCCTAACATGGAGGGACTAGTTAGAAAGCAAAAAAAACGAGCGTATAACCCTTCCTCAGGCTGCTTACTTATGTATATGGGACTCAATGAACCGTTAGCGACAGAGCATGTACACCAATTTTATATGGGTGATCGTTTAGACGAGCATATGAAACAACTATTTGATGAACAGCGTGTCCCGACTGATCCGTCCTTTTATGTGTTCAATCCGTCGTTAATTGATTCAACATTAGCTCCAAAAGGGCACGGGGTTGCTTACGTATTAGTTCCTGTTCCGTCGGCATCTAAAGTAACAAAGGAGCAACTCTATCAATTAGGAGAAGAGATGATGGAACGCTTAGAGCAGCGAGTAGATCCTGCTATACGATCAAAAATAGTATGGAAGCATGTGCGAACACCTCATGACCAGCAATTAGAAGGTCTATTTGATGGTGGTAGCTTTGGAATAGCTCCAACTCTGTTTCAATCAGGTGTGTTTCGACCACAAATAAAGCCATTTTC